Below is a window of Littorina saxatilis isolate snail1 linkage group LG2, US_GU_Lsax_2.0, whole genome shotgun sequence DNA.
TCAacgaaggggcctcactctggaagagtttcctgctccgataaacatggcgcttacggcaaccaaaaaaactcagaaaaaatcaattctgcgttcttgatagcagtttcgtccagactggactccagcttttgcttttcttatttttctctatcgtccaagcccataaaatcgaacaaagcggattgcgtttggatttccctctttcagatgactgagattgccccccttggatcttTCGGGCCgtatcaaggccagttacacggtactggccgtgtgttcaagatggcgtatcgcatgcgagacgatttgccaggctttgcgcgttgtgtgtttgaataatttgattttttgtgtaccccattttctactaagcgttggttgctcggtcgcgactgcggtggtttagaggtcgcgattttgtgttttgattcttttcatattaactttgtattttttcttatggtttcctttgtttacatatgtttcagtcttttaccttcactttacattaaagaatttggtaaaactacctggggcgtgataaatgcaagaatccgcgagccaggacagtaaaagaacttcgtgggccaccagtTCACCAGTTATTAAGAGGatcggcagtatatttttcactgtgatcaaataaaagagaaaggccagtcaccacgcacatcctcggctcgcatgcaatgtagttatatagcaaagggaatgcttgtaattcacacagagcaatcacttggtctcagttaaacgtgcacaagacaaaaactttcatactgggggagcgagccagtctcaAGAGTACtggggtccagcgcgagcgtttttttattttaattttatttctgtgacttaaaacttggtacAACGTGAAAAATACCGTGAAGATACCAGATCAACAGAATTATGACATGTAAATGCTGCAAATGCTTTTGTTTGAGGTCGCGCGTGTTCTACTTGAAAAACAAGTCAGTCGGACATGGTCGGACGTGACAGGAATCCTTTGCTCTCACTTTCGATCGCCAGCTCTTCAAAAATGCAGCACAACTCCCTTGTTGTTCATTTCTATGCTTATTAACTCGGTACAACGTAAGAAAATACTGTGAAGatactaaaacaacaaaaatattacATGTAATTGCTTTTGTTTGAGATCGCGCGTGGTCGCGCAGTAATGAGTCAGACCGCGTAATTCAAAGGGAAAGCACGCTGGTTGATTTGTGCGAAAAATACGTTATGATTAGAGCTACTTCCCCTGTTCAAAATGGCTGATTCTGTCGCAAGGTGATTCTTGTTTTGGAGGTTTTCTGTTATATTTAAGGATCTCTTACAAATTAAAGTTCACTTAATGCGCTCGGAACCTTCTTGACGTAGGCTGCAGTTTAGCAACGGGTCACTGGTTAATCATTAAAAGTGTACTTCACGCAGTAAATTCGTTAGGGAATCGTTTCAAATCAACGCGGGTAAAACCGTAAGGCAATGTGCAATGCAGCAGACGACGTGGTCTGGCATTGGTGGTATTGGTAGCAACGTTTGAGTTGAACCGTtttctgtgtttatttcagaatATCGCGCCGGATCTTGATTGCATAATCTGACGTTTATAATGACAGGAGTAAATGTATGGTAATTTGGGGGTAGAGGGACTGGGACTGTACTTTGAGAAGTTGTGTTGGTGTTGGCTACTACTACTAGTCTACTGTACTAGTAGTACTACTACTGTGTCCTTCATTTTTAACAGACATCTATTTCAGCATTTGGGTCAGGGAAGCACTTTATGACAGCAATGCTCGCTTTTTTGCAACAACAGTGAGAGTCTTTGCTCACTCttctattttctttttaataATTATCCCATTTATCTGTTATTCCAGTTTATCATTGTTTAACCCGTTCGCTGCCAGTAAACAATTAATTAAGTGCATACCCAGTGCCAGGATATTTTGAGGTTGGAAcggtaataaaaaataaaaatttctaGCACACAAACTATTTAGTTAGCTAAGTAcatgttatttgtttttttttaggaaaATGAATGAGGATTTTGAATCTGGATTCAAACTGCATCTACTGTGAATAGTATTGTTTCATTAgttacctgtttgtttctgcatttTCTACCTGCGAGTCGGACTGCACAGCGTCTGCTTCCTGAAGTCGCTCGAGTAACTGCCGCATATCAACATCGTACTCACTGTCACAATCATCCTCGTGCTCTAAAGAATCATCTGATTGCAAATCAATATCAGAACTTGTTCCCTCATCTTCCATAATCAGCTGCAGAGCTTGTGAAGTGGTGTACGTTGTCTGTGTAGAACCACATGGCTGCTGTGGCGAAGCGTGCGACGCcattgtttacacgggaaacTCCTCTCTGAGCAGCCAGTAGCAAATCGGCAATCGGAAAAAACGGCTTTCCCTATGACGTACCACGCAATTCCTTCTAAATTTAACCATCCCAACGGTTTCCGCTAACCGTTTGAAGATAGCTTACTACTTTTGATCCAGATACGGATGCAGGAAAAGTCGGAATAAGCGAGGACGTCAGTGGACGTCCTATAGGCACTGGGGATGCACTTTACGTAGGACGTCAGCTGACGTCTTACAGGCAGGGAAGAGGTTAAAGTATAATTACATAAACGAATGTCAAATTTGTTGTACTAAATATACTGAGTTTGACTTCATTTCAgatcacaaaacaacaacaaggagCGCAAGACTTCACGTGACTGCACAGTAATCCGTGAAATCTACGAGCATGAGTCATCGCAGGAGGAGTTTGAGGTGGAGCTTGACCGTGCCCTTGACTCAGGTGTAAAAACGATTGTTATTGAACCCTCCAAGCTAGGAGATGAGGCATCAAGATGGATCACGTGCGGAAACTGCTTGCACAAATCGGCCGTACTGTCAGGACTTGGGTCTTTGATATGTGCAAGGATGTGGCCGGAACACAACGAGATTTACATGCCTATGGGTTTCTTGAGCGTTATATGTGCAGGTGTGTATGCCATCTCGTGGCAGTTTGATCCGTGTTCCAAATACCAGGTGGAGACAAACATGAACAAAGTTCCCAAACTCCCGCTTCATTcactcaccaccaccacccctgtTATTCTTGTCAGGAAAGATGACGCTCGAAGGAAAGTGCTGCACAACACAGTGTCACTCATCGCTGGTGGCTGGTGTGCATATAAACTCTACAAGTTGCACTTCGTTTAGTTTGCCTTCATCATCACCACAATGCCTTTGTCAGTTGTTGAATTTTGTGACTTGGTTTTTAATGCTTCGGACACGTTTTTATCACAAATAGTAATagtatgtttgttgttgtactcAAACTTGTTACTTACTGGGTCATCAGTTTTCATTAGTATATTGTTTTTAATGTAGCTTGTGACAGCTCATCACTTTAAGTTTTATGGGACCAAATCAAAATGTTCTGTTGACTGTTACAATT
It encodes the following:
- the LOC138958937 gene encoding transmembrane protein 11, mitochondrial-like; this encodes MADSVARSQNNNKERKTSRDCTVIREIYEHESSQEEFEVELDRALDSGVKTIVIEPSKLGDEASRWITCGNCLHKSAVLSGLGSLICARMWPEHNEIYMPMGFLSVICAGVYAISWQFDPCSKYQVETNMNKVPKLPLHSLTTTTPVILVRKDDARRKVLHNTVSLIAGGWCAYKLYKLHFV